In the Catenovulum adriaticum genome, AGCAATGCAACAAGCGTCATTAAACTTGGCCAAAGCTTGCTAAAGCCATCACTATATTTAAGACCTAAAGCCCAAACAATTTCAAAAATGCCGGCAAGTACAATAATCAACCAACTCATAACAACCTCTATCATTAATTTTTAAATGAATTAGGTCGTCCCAAATTGATTTTGGCGCATTAGCGGGGGCAAAGCGGAGGTCGTCCTCATTTTAAAAAGAAGCTATCACTTCTGTCTAAAATCTAAAATCTAAAATCTAAAATCTAAAATCTAAAGCGAGTATACTTAAATACTCGCCAAATTCAATTACAGCTCATACCAAGCAACTTATTGCTTAAATTTTATTAAGTAGCGACCTTGGTTGTCTGGATTACCTAAATAACTTAAGGCAGCTTGTAGATCTTTACTAGCTTTGCTTCCGGCTGAAATATAGCCTTCAACCGAGTAGCTTTGATACGTATTTAAGCGTGCATTAATATCTAAAATTAATTGCTCAGGGTTGCCGTTAACCTTAGCAACAACGGCACCATTATCACAGCTAAGATTAGCGCCAATGTCACCATAGCTAAAGTTGGTTTTCATTGCATTTACGCCTGCTAATTTCCAATCAACTTGTCCAGATAAACTTTGACAAACGGGTTCACCTAACTGAGCTTGTTCTATATTAGCTTCAAGCAAACCAGACGCTTCAACTTTAAATGGCATATCCAATTGCTGGACAATTAAATCCGCTGGTAATTTAATTTGTACATCCGCCAGCGAAGGGCCGTTTAAACCATACCTTAATTGAGCAGAGCCTTGTGGCTCTAAAATTTTTCGAGGATGACCAAAAGTAACATCAACCGCGAGCTGAGCCGTTAATAACTGGCTAAAGTTATACGCCCAGTGCACGTCTTTTAAAATGGTTTTATCAACTCTAACCTGATCAATTTGACCAGACCAAATAGTACCACTTACATTACCTAGTTCAATTTGATCGCCTAATTCAATACGAGACACCAACAAATATGCGGGTAAAGTGACTATCAAAAAAATAAGATAAAAGAATAACCCCCAAATAATACGATTAATCCACTGCTTCATTATTTACTCACCTGCAAACGCCTAACTCTAACGGCGCCTGTTTTATCTGCTTCACTCACATCGATAGCTTCAATCGTTAACCCTTGATTTTGTGTTAACTGAGCCAACCAACGAATTAATGCATTAAATTCAATTTGCTCAATTTGTACCTGTAACGTCTCGCCTTGAGGCTGCATTCGGGCTAAAGAAATATTAGAGCGACGGGCGGCATTACTCATAATTTGGCTTAACGAACCTTGGGCAACTGATTTATCAGCACCTTGATGCTGTTTGTACTCGGTTATTTTTTCATTTACCCATTGCAAACTAACCTGTTTATTTTTTACTGATTGCTCAGCTTTTTCTAGGCGATTATTAATAGGCGCCCAAATAAGCTGGAAAAACAAGCCAATAATCAGTACAACGCCGGCACCTATAACAAGTTGCCTTTCGCGATCGGATAAATTTTCAAACCATTGTTTCATGATTCACCCCTAATACTAATCGCACCAACCACATTAGACCCTTGGTTATTTAAAGAGCCTTGATCAACTTTTAACGCATTTTGCTCAGCTGTTGATTTAAACTTTTCAAAACTCTGGAAATTTTTAGCGCTGGCGTTAATTCTAATTTCACCGCGTCGATAGTCAAAGCGTAAACTGTCAGGTTTTAAATCAGGCACCGCTGAAAACGCAGCAGATGATGCATCAATTAGCCCTAAAAAAGTCACTTGTTGAGAGCCACCACCTAATTTAGCTACTTTACGTTTTAGCTCTTTTTGGATGATACCCACAGATAAGTTTTTACCATTTGGAAAAACTGAGACATAAGATTGCCTAATTTGTTTTTCTAACTGCTCCGCCTGCTGCTCATAATCATAAATTTGTACCGATTTATGAGCCAAATTAACAGCTAAAGCTATACCGGCAACAATAGCAGCACTACGCCAAATTTGAATATATTTGGCACTGTCTTTTTTAAATTGATATGGCCCTTGGCGCAAATTAAATTGGCAGTCCTGACTATGTTTGGCCAAAAGCTCTAATGGCATAACATAATCAGCTTGATGAACTTGCTCAAAGTTCGCTAACACAGCTTCTGGCAATGGAGAATACTGGCAAATTTCAGCATCATGATGATATTTGGCAACTTGAGTTAACCAAAAATTAAGATGCTCTACCTGACAGCTACTAGCGCCAAAAGTGCCATAACGAACCAACCATTCCTGCCCTAATTGCACTAAATTTATTTTATCATCGTCTGGCAGCGCCAATGCATCAGGAATTAATCTTTGGCAATGGATACCCGCTTCGTTTAGCCAGTCTAACCACGTTTGCATTTTATTTTTATGGACAATTGCGACTTCTAATTTATCTAGTCCATCGGCTTTAAATTTACGTCCCTTCGCAAAAAACAATTCATCTACTTCACTCGCTAGCTCTTCTTCCAACATATAAGGAAGGGCCTGAATAAATTGACGGCTGACTTTAGCTGGGGTTTCAATTTGCTTAAATAAAATGTCGCTACTAGGCACAAAAACAATGGCGTTTTTGTGGTTGGCTCGCTCATGCAAGGTAGCCATTTGTTCTACATTGTTTAATTCGCCTGAGGCGATCACTTGTGCTTCGTTTGTAGACCAAACCAGCCAGTGCACACTTTGCTCAGCATGGCTTGGTAAACGAATAAATAATTGTTCAGACACAATTAAACTCCAATTTCGCGGGCGATTACAACAAACTTGCCCTGTTTATCCAGTGCTATAACAGAATTCAAACTAATCCAACTTTCGTTATATTCGGTTTTACTCTTTAGCTGAAAATATTCTGTGGTCACACTAAACTGCTCTTTAAAATTTTTACTTAATTTACCAACAGCTTTAATCTCTGATAACTGCCAAAAATCATTAATATCGTCAAAACCATCATCTGGCCTAGCTTCAATAACACTGCCAGCTGCCGATAAAGTGAGTTTGTTATCAAACATAGCGGCCAATACTTCAGCTTGCTCTTGCTTTAAAGTATTTACATTTAATACCATTTTATCAGTGTTAGGTACAATACAAACAAACGGCAATATTTTGTTAAGCGCTTGTTGGCCTGTTGCAGGATCATCTAATCCTTGTACTAATTTAAGTTCTGATTTATCAACAAAATAGCCATTTGCTGCCAAATAGGGCATTTGTTTAGCTTCATAAATATAATCTTCAGCGCCGTAACTTCTAGTTACGCTATCCACATCAAGCCAGTCTGCAAGTGCATCCCTGATTTGTTCTGCGTTATAATCATCTATACCCGCAAGCTCTAACAAGCGTTTAAATTGCTGCTCTGATGTTGGATCTAATGCGTTTTTATCATCTGGACTATTGGTATTTTGTTCATCTTGCTCTGTATTTTGAGGGATGACTTTCATTTCGTCATTGGTGTTTTTATTACCTTGTTTTACAACTGAGTTAATATTAAAACAGGCTTGCAGATCGTTAATATTGCCAGATATCTGCCCACCTTCTACTGGAAAAACCATATCTTCAACCGCCCATGGCTGAGCTAAATTAAAAACACCATCGTTTTCTTGACCTGATTCTTTTAAAGTGAGCTTAGCCAACTCTTCAGCGCTAACGGCATACCAATACGCTTGCTGATTTGAATTTAAGTTATCCAACCGCTTAATTTGCATTTGCATTCGAACCGACATTTCAGCGGCAATGATTGTCACCAAAGCGACAATTAATAATACCGTGATAAGCGCTATGCCTTTTTGCTTTCTCATGTAAGTGCCTTTGGTTTTTGGCTCGCCAGTAAAGCCGAGCTGGCGACACTAAAAATTCGGGTAACCTCACCAAAAGTTTTGCTTTGAATTTGAATCAAAATTCCTGTGGGTAAAGTGTTTTTATCCCATTTATCTGTCCAAGATTTTTCAGCTGGGCTATAAAATTCAAAATGAATTTGCTCCACATCCGATAACAAAGTTCTGACTTTTGGTTCTTCACCTTTAACCGGATCAGGAAAATCGTAATACATTCTTTCTAAATTACCGTCAAATACTCGGTAGGCAACCGATTGAACTTCACTTCGAGGTAAAATGTTCATTGGATTAACCCAACCTAAGCGACGAAAAGCTAAAACCTCTGAGTCGCTATCTAAAATAAATTCACCATGTGACAATAAATTAGCAGCTGGTTTTTCACCATCAACTCTAACTTGCCGCTCCGCCAGTTGAGCAAGATCACGTTCAATCACTAACATCGCCCGTTGCAATTGGGCCATTTTTTCACCATGCGCTAATGAAACGTCGTTACTATTAACTGTGCTAGATAAAATATTAGTGCCAGCAATGCCTAACAAAGCAAAAATAGCAATGGCTAATAGCATTTCAATTAAGGTAAAACCCAACGGCTTTTGAGACATTCGCATTAAGGTTTTCCTATATAGCTAGTCATTTCGGTTACGTATGACTCATAACCTGCGTCTGAATAAACGCTAATAGTGACTGCCACTAATTCTTCACCAAAACTGGTTTCGACCACTTTTTGCTGCCAATACCAAGTGGTACCAGCCATTTCAGCATCACCTTTTTTGTTTTTTTTAATTGGCCATTCTTTTTCAATTAATAACGTATTGAGTTGATTATTAGCCACCCAGTTACCTATCATTAATTGCTGTAATCTGTCTTGGTTATTAATATGCACTGAACTTGATTGCACAATTGCGACACCAGCTGTAGCCAAAATAGCCATAGCAACAATCACTTCTAAAATAGTAAAACCGCGTTTATTGTTTATTCGTTTCACTAACGACCCTCAGTTAGTTTTTCAACTTTAAGCGGCAGTTCACTTTCGCCTGAGACTTGATAAACAATTTCATCTTCACTCGAAAAAGGTCGACTAAAAATAAATTGCACACTGAATGGCGTAATTTCACCGCTTGAGAACAAATAAACTTGTGGTATCAGCTTCTTTTTTCCGTCTTCGTCGTCTTCATCATCCGAATCAAAAAACAAACCTTCATCTTCATCGTAATTTTCTAACCATGGAATTTCACCAATGCTCACTTGCAGCTCAAATCCTTCTTCCAATTCATGCTGGTCAAACATTTTGTCGCCATCAAGTGCTTGCCATTTTTCGCCATCATAAACTAAAAACTGATAGCTGTTTTCATCCAGCCTCAGCCCTAGTTGAAAGTTATTAAGCAAAGCATAATCTGACGCTAGCTGCACTACGGCTTGCAATCTTTTGGCTTCGTCTTCAACTTTGCTTTGGTCACTGCGAATATCAAACGATAGGCTCACACTGCTTAAAACAACGGCCATTAAAACCATGACTAACATGATTTCTAATAAAGTAAAGCCGCGTTGGCGGCTTAACTTAGTTTGATATTTTTGCATATAAATCAACTAGGCTTATAAAAACTCGTTAACGTTCCAGTTGCCAATATCGTCTTCTGTGTCTGCTTGGCCATCTGGTCCCACTGAGAAAATATCAATTTTTCCATTTTCACCTGGGCTCAATAGTTGGTAATCATTATCCCAAGGGTCTTTTGGTAAACGTTTGATATAACCGCCTTCAGGGAAGTTTTTAGGCATAGGTTCAATGCTGGGTTCATTGACTAAAGCATCTAAGCCTTGCTCTGTTGAAGGGTAAACATGGTTGTTAAGTTTATACATATCCATTGCTTGTTCTAGTGTCACTATATCGGTTGCTGCTTTTTTAACACGAGCTTTGTCACTTTCACCAATAAAATTCGGTGCAATCATGCTGGCCAAAATACCAATAATAACCAGAACTACCATAATTTCTAAAATGGTAAAACCTTGTTGTCGACGATTCATTTTCATTGTCTAACCTACCATAGAGTTAAGCGCCATAATTGGCTGTAAAATTGAAATAACGATAAAAAATACCACACCCGCCATAGATAAGACCATAGCAGGGCCGATAATACTCAGAGTTATGTTTACCATGCCTTCAAACTCTCGGTCTTGATTGTCGGCGGCACGGGCTAACATACTCTCTAATTCACCACTTTTTTCACCACTGGCGATCATGTGTAGCATCATGGGCGGAAATAATTTAGTTTGCTCAAGAGAGGCTCGTAAGCTTGTCCCTTCTCGCACCCGTAAACGAGCTTCTTGAATTGCTTCTTTAATATAATCGTTACTTAATACATCACCTGAAATTTTCATACTTTCAAGCAAAGGTACTGCGCTGGCTGTTAAAATACTTAAAGTTCGCGCAAAACGAGCGGTGTTTAAACCTTTTGATACTTTTCCAACTAACGGCATATCTAGCAATAATTTATGATATTGATACCTAGGTTTATCTTTTTTCATCAAGCGTTGAAACACCACACCTGAGGCTAAAATCAATAGCAGTAAAAAAGGACCGTAAGCACTTAAAAATTCACTTATTGCAATCATCAAACGCGTGGTGCCGGGTAACTCGCCGCCTAAACGATCAAACTGAGCGACAATTTTAGGTACAACTGAGGTTAATAAAAAATAAACCACGGAAAACGCAACCACCATCAGCATGACTGGATAAACAGATGCTTGTTGAATTTTCGACTTAGTCACTTGGCGTTGCTCGGTATAATCGGCTAGTCGCTCTAAAACCGTGTCTAAATGCCCAGATTTTTCACCCGCAGCCACCATAGAGCAAAATAAGTTATCAAAAATATGAGGATACTCAGCCATACTGTCGGCTAAGGTGTAACCTTCTGTGACCTTAGAACGTACCGCCATTATCATTCTTTCAATACGCGGAATATCACATTGCTGAGCAACTGCTAATAACGATTCCTCTATCGGCAAACCTGAAGCTGACAAAGTTGATAATTGACGGGTAATTAAAGCTAAATCTGACGCTGATATTTTGCGCTCAAACGAGAAAAAAGACGTTTGCTGAGCACCGGTTTGTTTTTCTTGGTTTCCGGCTGGCTGAACCTCAACCGGAATTAAACTTTTATCGCGTAATAATGCTCTCGCGCCTTTTGCGGTATCGGATTCGATAATGCCTTTTTTATTGCGCCCTTTGGAATCGAGCGCTTTGTATGCAAATGCGGCCATCGTCGATTAATCCTCTCGTGTTACTCGTACCACTTCCTCTAACGAGGTCTGGCCAGAAAGTACTTTGTCGCAACCATCTTGACGAATACTAGGCGATGTTTGTCTCACGAGTTTTTCAATGGCTTGTTCACCATGACCGTTGTGAATCATCTCACGTACTTCATCTGTCACGGTGATTAACTCATGAATGCCCGAACGACCTTTATAACCTGTCATATTACATTCGCCGCAGCCCACTGCGCGGTAAATAACGCGGCTATCATCATCAGCCAAGTCTAATACTTCACGTTCACGAGGATCAGGTTCATGTGCTTCTTTACAACTAGGGCATAAAGTTCGTACCAGTCGCTGGGCCAAAACCCCTAATAAACTCGATGATAACAAAAAGGGCTCAACCCCCATATCTTCTAGTCGAGTTATAGCGCCTGCGGCGGTATTGGTATGTAAGGTAGACATAACTAAGTGACCTGTCAAACTCGCTTGCACCGCAATGTGTGCAGTTTCTAAATCACGAATTTCCCCCACCATAACAACATCAGGATCCTGTCGTAAAATAGCGCGCAAGCCTCTCGCAAACGTCATGTCCACTTTGGTGTTAACTTGGGTTTGCCCAACCCCTTCTAACGCGTACTCAATTGGATCTTCTACGGTTAAAATATTTCGATCGGTTGAATTAAGTTCAGTTAAACCGGCATAAAGCGTGGTTGATTTACCCGAGCCTGTTGGCCCTGTCACTAATATAATGCCATGAGGTTTATGAATCAGTCCGCTAAATATCTGACGATTTGCAGCCGTCATCCCTAAATCTTTTAGGTTTAATTTAGCATTATTTTTATCTAACAAACGCAGTACTGCTCGCTCACCATGGCTCGATGGCATGGTACTTACCCGCACATCAACAGCTCTGCCTGCAATTTTAAGTGAAATCCTGCCATCTTGCGGCACACGCTTTTCAGCAATATCCAGCTTCGCCATTACTTTGATACGAGAAATTAAAACAGATGCTAATTTTCGATTTGGTTTTAATACTTCGCGTAAAATACCGTCAACTCGGAAACGAATTTTGAGTTCTTTCTCAAATGTTTCAACATGAATATCCGACGCACCTTCTTTAATAGCTTCACTTAACATCGCATTGATTAATTTAATAATCGGCGCATCATCTTCGTTTTCTAATAAGTCTTCGGTTTCTGGTAGTTCATCAATTAATGAAAATAAATCAGCTTCATTGCCTATATCTTCCATTAATTGTCTAGCTTCTGATGAATCGCGTTGATAAGCCGCGGTCATACGCAGCTCAAATGCATCATCACTCACTTTTTCAACGCTAAATTCTTTACCTAAAAAGCGGCGAACTTCCATTAAAGTATCAAGCTGAACAGACTCACGACAAATAGCCGTCCAAAGTTCATCATCTTTTTCAAGCAACACACCTTGCCGATTAGCAAAACTAAAAGGCAAACGAGAGTCGCCAATGGCGACCATTTCTTCACCTTCAGCCGGTGCTAGTGCGGCTGCTTCTGCAATTAAGGTTTCGTTGGTTAAATCTTGAGTTTCTTGTGTCATCACTCAACCTTATTATTGCGACTTTTCAGCTTCGCGTTTTTGATCTTCACGTTGTGCTTTATCCGCTTCAAGGTACTGTTTTAATGCACCTTTTTCAGTTAAATATTCTTCAAATGAAGGCGGTAACTCTAATTTGCTATCCCAATGAGGCAATACTGGCACTTCATCACTGTAAGATAAGAAGTTACCATTTGCACGACGCTCTAATTGCTGAGCTCGGATATAATTATATTTACGATGGCTCATTGCGTTTTGCGTTAAACCGTCAGTCACTATTGTTGGGCGAATAAAAACCATTAGATTTCGCTTGCGCTTCGTATTGCTGGTCGATTTAAATAGATTACCGATAATAGGAATATCACCTAATAAAGGCACTTTAGAAACGCTTTCTTGCACATCTTCATCAATCAAGCCACCAAGCACTATGGTTTGCCCACTTTCTGCCATAACGGTTGTTTTAATTTCACGTTTATTAAAGCTCACATCAATACCAGTTGCACCTGCCACACTGGATACCTCTTGCTCTAACGTCAGCATAACCGCTGAACCTTCGTTAATTTGAGGTGTCACCTTGAGCTTAATACCCACTTCTTTTCGGTCAACCGTTTGAAATGGGTTAGTATTAGAGTTTGATGCGGTTGCCCCGGTAATAGTTGGGACTTCCTGACCCACTAAAATAGAAGCTTCTTGATTATCCATAGTGGTTAAGCTGGGTGTTGCCAAAATATTTGAGTTAGTCGCGGTGGTTACTGCTTGTAATACAGCCCCCCAACCATCTTTAACCACACCCAACATAGTGCCATTAACGCCACCAAGTAAACTTGCCAACGTTGAAAAATCGCCTGGAATTTCTTCACCTTCAACAATACTGGCAATAACACGTTCACCGTTTTCATCGTAAACTGGCTGGCCATCACCGTCTGTACGGTATGTAATATCATCTTCACCGTAACGCGTTCTTGCTTGCTCTGCGCCCACAGCTAAAGAACCAATTGGCGTTGAGTTGGTAAATTGAACCATACCGCCATCTTCACTGATCCACTGCACACCCAAATTAAAACCATCACCTTCAAACACTTCAACTATAATGGCTTCTACTTGAATTTGTGCACGGCGAATATCAAGCTGTCGAATGACCTCTTCCAATGAACGCATCACATCTGGCTCTGCTGTAATTACCAGTGCATTGCTTTCTGGATGTGCGTCTATACTGATATCACGTTTAGATTTTGAAGATGAACCTTTTGATGCACCTGTTTTATCTTCAATAATACTTGAGCTAACCCCTTCTAAAACTTTAACTAAATCTTCAGCTTTAGAATATTTTAAATAATAAACTTTAGTATTACCGTTGTTTTCAAGTTCACTGTCTAAACGCTGAATCATTTTGATGGTACGGGTGCGGGCTTTGCCTTCACCACTTACAATGACACTATTAGTTCTGTCATCTGCAACCACTTTAGGAATCAAATTATCAGGCGTTCTGTCTTTAGCTGAGTTTTTATTCAAGGTTTCAATAATGCGCACCATTTCGGTAGCTGATGCATATTTTAATTTTATAATTTCTACTTCTTGGTCACCTGCTTGATCTACCCGTCGAATAATTTCGGCTAAACGGTTAACTACAGCTGCGCGCCCCGTCAACATTATTACGTTTGATGGATCGTAATGAACTACGTTACCGCCACCAGCCTGATCATTCAGTTGGCGTAGTAAAGGGGAGAGTTCTTTTACTGATACGTTATAAACTTGAACTACTCGGGTTACCATTTCATCACCATCACCTCTTTCTTGTTGTTCAACAACAGGAATCGATGATGTTTTAGCATCTTTATCTCGGATAACTTTCAAAATGCCATTAGACATTTCAACCACAGCATAATCATATACTTCCAGCACATTTAGAAAGAACTGATAATATTGATCTTCGGTTAATAAATCATAGCTACGCACATTAATTTTACCGCGAACATTAGGATCAACGATAATGGTACGCTCTAAGTTTTTCCCAACGATATTAATAAATTCATTAATATCTGTGCCTTTAAAATTCGGAGAATATTCTGCGGCTATGGTTGTCGGGGTTGAAAATGTAATAAAGGCCGACAATGCTAAGGCGGAAAGTTGCTTAACTACTGCGGGGCGCTTTTGAATGCTCATGCCCTTGTGCTCCGTATCTTTAATTTTATTCATTATTAATAAAGCGAAATATATATTTGTTTAATTGAACCATTGCGTTCAATTAATAAAGAAGCTTCTTGTGCATCTTTTAATTGATTCATTGCTTGCATGGCTTGCGATAAGTTTGTTAAATCATAACCGCTGATTTCAATTGCGATATCGCCAGCTGACAAGCCAACTGATTTAAATAACTGCGGATCTTTGCCTGGATATAAACGATAACCTACTAATTCACCATCTCGTCTTACTGGTGAAACTTTTAAATAATCGATTAAAGTGCCTGGGTCTTGAAATGCTTGCTGACGAAGATCAGCTAATGCTGCCTTACTTTCATTGGTTAAAGGTGGGGCATCTGAATTTACAGGCTCAACATTTTCAGCCGCTGAAGGTGCATCACTCACAATCGCGTCATAGTCTTGTCCTTCAAGCATTAAAGTTTCTCGCCGCCCAGATTGAGCTAAAATAACACGGTCAGCAAAAATTTCTTTAATTACTGCTCGGGTTCCATCAATTTTTTCATCTATTCCGTAAACATCTTGCGAACCACTTTTTTCAATAATGGCTGCCGCTAAACTTTTTTCACTACTAGGTACAACCCCAGTTAGTTTCAAATTTAAGGTTGTTTCAGGGGCATCTTCTGGTTGAGTTTCAACCTGAATAGGCTCAGCATGATAATCACCAAACAAATTTAACCCCGTAATTTTATTAGTATCAGCACTGACTGCCGATTGACTTACGGTATTAGCACTACTTGATGCTAAAATATTTAATTGAGGTTTAGGAAATAATTGCCAAGTAATTTGAGCTAATAACCATGCAATGTATATAAATAATACCAACTGTAAAATGGAGCTTATTTTACTTTGAGGTAACTTTTTTAGTTTTTCTAAACTGTTCAGGAGATTGTCTTGCAAAATAATAAACCAGTAATTAAAAATCATATTTAGCCAGAGCGCTGGCTAAGCTTTATATTATTGCAACAGAATGTTACGTTTTTTATAATATTGCAACTTCATTTATCAACAATTGAGTATATCGCATTTAGTTACCGTGAATAAAGCGATATAATAAGGTCTCATCTAACACGCCGTTCTAATATGGTACGGTTCATTATCAATACAATGATTATTTGTAACGTATGACTAAAAAAAGTTCCAAAAGTGCAAACAATTCAGCAATACGTTTAGATAAATGGCTTTGGGCGGCTCGTTTTTATAAAACCCGAGCGCTTGCTCGCAGCATGGTTGAGAGTGGTAAGGTAAAGTATAATCAACAAAGATGCAAACCAAGTCGGACGGTTGAAATTGGGGTCTTACTGACTATTACTCAAGGTCATGATGAAAAACAAATTGAAGTGCTTGACCTCTCCGATCAGAGGCGAGCTGCACCTGATGCTCAATTGCTCTACCAAGAAACCCAAGAAAGCATAGATAAACGGACACAAGTAGCGCAGATGCGTAAAATACAACATTCGCTGAACCCTCATCCTCAAACTAAACCGGATAAAAAACAGCGTCGTCAATTAATACAGGTAAAACAGAAGACAAATTCATGATAAATACAGGCGATCAACTTAATCGATACTTATTTGATAACACAAATGTGCGCGGCGAACTCGTTCAGTTAGATAAAAGTTATAAAGAAATGCTTAAAAACCACGATTATCCTGACGTGATTGCGCAGGTTATTGGAGAGTTATTTGCAGCCACTAGTTTATTAACTGCCACCTTGAAGTTTGAAGGAGATATAGCGGTACAAATTCAAGGTAACGGCCCAGTTTCGTACGTGTCAATCAATGGCAGTCATAACCAAAAATTACGCGGTGTAGCGCGTTGGCAAGCAGTACCTGAATCAAATCGCTTATCAGATTTATTCGGTGAAAAAGGCATCATGGTTATCACAATTACCCCCATTAAAGGCGAACGTTATCAAGGTATAGTGGCGTTAGAAAAAGAGAGTATTTCAGCTTGCCTAGAAAACTATTTTGCGCAATCAGAGCAACTGGATACCCATATTTGGCTGTTTACAGATACCGAACAGCAAAACGCTGGTGGTATTATGTTGCAAACGATTCCAGGTAACTCAACCCAAACAACGAATAGAGAGCAAATGAGTCAAGAGCTTGAGCATTTAGCTCAACTAACTGCAACGCTAAGCGCAAAAGAGTTATTTAGTTTAGACGCCCAAGATGTGCTTTATCGTTTGTACCACCAAGAAGAAGTTAAATTATTTGAACCAGCTAACATCAGTTTTAATTGCGGTTGCTCAAAAGAACGAAGCTTAAATGCATTAGCTTCAATTGAGCCGCAAGAACTTCAATCTATCATTGAAGAGCAAGGCAAGATTGAAATCAAATGTGAATATTGTTTAAACAATTATGTATTTAATGAAGCTGATTTATCTCACTTATTAAATGCACCGCAAAATAAGCAGTAATGTTAAACGACAGGCTACTTTTTATAAGTTATAAGTCCTGTCGCTTAACATATATCCAAGCCACTTGGGTATAAATATTATCTTAACCTAGCATCTAAATGATCTACCACTTCAGCCCAGTCTGAATCAGACGCTATCGCTTCCGTCAAAAAAGCTTTTTGACTATCATTCCAGCAATCAGCTTGATT is a window encoding:
- the gspC gene encoding type II secretion system protein GspC, producing MQDNLLNSLEKLKKLPQSKISSILQLVLFIYIAWLLAQITWQLFPKPQLNILASSSANTVSQSAVSADTNKITGLNLFGDYHAEPIQVETQPEDAPETTLNLKLTGVVPSSEKSLAAAIIEKSGSQDVYGIDEKIDGTRAVIKEIFADRVILAQSGRRETLMLEGQDYDAIVSDAPSAAENVEPVNSDAPPLTNESKAALADLRQQAFQDPGTLIDYLKVSPVRRDGELVGYRLYPGKDPQLFKSVGLSAGDIAIEISGYDLTNLSQAMQAMNQLKDAQEASLLIERNGSIKQIYISLY
- the gspD gene encoding type II secretion system secretin GspD gives rise to the protein MSIQKRPAVVKQLSALALSAFITFSTPTTIAAEYSPNFKGTDINEFINIVGKNLERTIIVDPNVRGKINVRSYDLLTEDQYYQFFLNVLEVYDYAVVEMSNGILKVIRDKDAKTSSIPVVEQQERGDGDEMVTRVVQVYNVSVKELSPLLRQLNDQAGGGNVVHYDPSNVIMLTGRAAVVNRLAEIIRRVDQAGDQEVEIIKLKYASATEMVRIIETLNKNSAKDRTPDNLIPKVVADDRTNSVIVSGEGKARTRTIKMIQRLDSELENNGNTKVYYLKYSKAEDLVKVLEGVSSSIIEDKTGASKGSSSKSKRDISIDAHPESNALVITAEPDVMRSLEEVIRQLDIRRAQIQVEAIIVEVFEGDGFNLGVQWISEDGGMVQFTNSTPIGSLAVGAEQARTRYGEDDITYRTDGDGQPVYDENGERVIASIVEGEEIPGDFSTLASLLGGVNGTMLGVVKDGWGAVLQAVTTATNSNILATPSLTTMDNQEASILVGQEVPTITGATASNSNTNPFQTVDRKEVGIKLKVTPQINEGSAVMLTLEQEVSSVAGATGIDVSFNKREIKTTVMAESGQTIVLGGLIDEDVQESVSKVPLLGDIPIIGNLFKSTSNTKRKRNLMVFIRPTIVTDGLTQNAMSHRKYNYIRAQQLERRANGNFLSYSDEVPVLPHWDSKLELPPSFEEYLTEKGALKQYLEADKAQREDQKREAEKSQ
- the gspF gene encoding type II secretion system inner membrane protein GspF, producing the protein MAAFAYKALDSKGRNKKGIIESDTAKGARALLRDKSLIPVEVQPAGNQEKQTGAQQTSFFSFERKISASDLALITRQLSTLSASGLPIEESLLAVAQQCDIPRIERMIMAVRSKVTEGYTLADSMAEYPHIFDNLFCSMVAAGEKSGHLDTVLERLADYTEQRQVTKSKIQQASVYPVMLMVVAFSVVYFLLTSVVPKIVAQFDRLGGELPGTTRLMIAISEFLSAYGPFLLLLILASGVVFQRLMKKDKPRYQYHKLLLDMPLVGKVSKGLNTARFARTLSILTASAVPLLESMKISGDVLSNDYIKEAIQEARLRVREGTSLRASLEQTKLFPPMMLHMIASGEKSGELESMLARAADNQDREFEGMVNITLSIIGPAMVLSMAGVVFFIVISILQPIMALNSMVG
- the hslR gene encoding ribosome-associated heat shock protein Hsp15; the encoded protein is MTKKSSKSANNSAIRLDKWLWAARFYKTRALARSMVESGKVKYNQQRCKPSRTVEIGVLLTITQGHDEKQIEVLDLSDQRRAAPDAQLLYQETQESIDKRTQVAQMRKIQHSLNPHPQTKPDKKQRRQLIQVKQKTNS
- the gspE gene encoding type II secretion system ATPase GspE; translated protein: MVAIGDSRLPFSFANRQGVLLEKDDELWTAICRESVQLDTLMEVRRFLGKEFSVEKVSDDAFELRMTAAYQRDSSEARQLMEDIGNEADLFSLIDELPETEDLLENEDDAPIIKLINAMLSEAIKEGASDIHVETFEKELKIRFRVDGILREVLKPNRKLASVLISRIKVMAKLDIAEKRVPQDGRISLKIAGRAVDVRVSTMPSSHGERAVLRLLDKNNAKLNLKDLGMTAANRQIFSGLIHKPHGIILVTGPTGSGKSTTLYAGLTELNSTDRNILTVEDPIEYALEGVGQTQVNTKVDMTFARGLRAILRQDPDVVMVGEIRDLETAHIAVQASLTGHLVMSTLHTNTAAGAITRLEDMGVEPFLLSSSLLGVLAQRLVRTLCPSCKEAHEPDPREREVLDLADDDSRVIYRAVGCGECNMTGYKGRSGIHELITVTDEVREMIHNGHGEQAIEKLVRQTSPSIRQDGCDKVLSGQTSLEEVVRVTRED